In Lasioglossum baleicum chromosome 1, iyLasBale1, whole genome shotgun sequence, the genomic window CATAACAAGGATATTCAATTGGTTTCTGCGCAAACTGCGCACTCAGACTGCGGATTAGTCATAAATAACTTCCGTTTGCGTGTAGCGAAAGTGtgctaaataatatttaaataatagtgataacaaaaattattgcTACGCTTAACCAAGACGAAGGGTACACAATAAATTAATGTTAATAACCGTAAAGCGActtaaatcaaaataaatttaaacgAGACGAACAGAAGTTATTTGtgactcgatcttttaatactttgctcgtatacagggtgtctccacgtgtgagatgtatttctgtgttaatttatttatttgttgctACGGTTCAATCGTGTTCACGCGTCTCAAAACGCCCTGTTTACTTATTTTCGAAAGGAACAGTACGAGCACTGTTCGAGAACAGATTCAAACGTGATCAATCGATGTCGCAACTTTCAAGCGGACACCAGTCTTAACGATGATACAACGCATTGAGAGGCATTGTATTATTCTTGGTATTATGGACATGCACACCCTTCTTGGAGTTTCCTCTCTTCGCACAtatactctttctctctcgctcacaTGATTTTCTCGTCGGTCGCTGTGCTACGTGGCTCAAAGTATATTCTTCGCACATGAACACCGCGTCCACTCTCACTCGGCAATTAAATCACAGACAATGGTATGACAGTGATCAACAATATATAATCGTCAACTAGTGTTTACCTATATAAATTCGGGATAAATAAAAGTTATATTGTACAAATTAATATTATGCGTTCAATGTAACAAAAAACACTGTATTTTGTATTCCTTCCGGTAGAGACATGCGAATGTACAAGTGTGTATGCGCGGACACTGcggttttttgtttttttttccttttgttTGTTTTTGTTATCGtagttttgtttgtttgttttgcTTTACCTCATTCACCGCTTCCTTTTTCGCCCGTTAACCGCTGAATcgacctttttttttcttctcgatCAGTGTCGCGTTCGAAGAGCTTCTCTTTTCTTCACAAATTCGATCGAGCGAACAACTGTAAATGAAGTACACTTCTGTTATTACGACGCCACGTCTTCGCCCCCTTTTGGTCATCCTGCACACTCGTTGCAGCTGAAACGTGTCATTGTTATTATCGTGTTGATCGTTGATCGCCGTGAATTCGGCGTAAACGAAGCGAGTGTTGGTACCAGTAGACTACATAGCGTTCTCCTGATGATTCTTCTTGAATAGGAGAGTTTCTTCGAAGATGAATTGCTTTAAAACTTCCTTTGGAAGGTCGTCCAACTCCATATCAAATTTAAACGGTTCTTCCGCGACGGGCTGGAACAATTTTAAACGTTTCGGATGCAGTACAAAATTTTATTCGGTCAAAATCTGTTAGAATAGTGAGAGTACCTCATCAGAGGGATCGTAATATTGTTCCAAGTATGGATGGGCGAGTGCATCTTCCACGACGATTCGCTTGTTAGGATTAAACGTCAACATCTTGTCTAAAAGATCCAAAGCTCGTGGCTCGGCGTTCGGGAAAAGAGTCGTCCATGGAATCTTTGGTTTGTATGGTAATGACTGAAGGTAATTCCGTGCCTAAAGCAAAGAATATACAACCGATAAAACGAATCCTTTGCTAAGCGATGGATAAGGAAGAACAATTTATACTTTTTCATTGACGATGCAGTCAAGATCCTCGGCAGACGGCGAACCGAGAACTCCTAATATGTGGTTCAGTTGGTCTAAGTAATGTTTGCCTGGGAATATCGCTCGTCTCGAAAGCATCTCTGCGAGTATGCAACCGACCGACCAGATGTCTATCGACTTTGTGTAGCCCTATGAAATGAAATCATCAATATAATATATCGAATAAAGCTTCGAGTTAGAGATTTAACGTATTTGTTGTTTGTCGTTTGTACCTTGGAATTCAGCATTATTTCTGGAGCTCTATACCACCTTGTCGCTACATATTCTGTAAGGAAGCCGGCATGATTGTGTTCTGGATCGGCAACTCTGGCTAGGCCAAAGTCACAGATTTTAAGGTCACATGTGGTATTCAAGAGAAGGTTGCTAGGTTTCAGGTCTCTGTGCAACACGTTCGCCGAGTGAATGTACTTTAATCCTCGTAGTATTTGGTAAAGAAAATAACATATATGATCGTTGCTAATAGCCTAGAATCGAAAGGGGTAAAAATCTGTTGCCGTTTCGATCTGTAAACTAGCTTGTATTATTACGCTAACCTGTGTTTTAAGAAGTTTATAGAGATCGGTTTCCATCAGGCATTGAACAATATATACATCTTTCATTTGTTCTATAGTAGGTGCCCTTAATATATCCCTTATATCTATTATCtgtggaaaagaaaagaaaagttcAATAGAAATTATGAAAGCATTTGTGCTGCAGATTAATTGTCGAACACTCACATTTTCATGCTTAAACCTggtcaaaatttttatttccctcAATGTTCTCTGACTGTACGTCTGATGTTCGAAgggtgaaatttttttaatagcTACCTTTGTTTTTGTTACATTGTCGTAAGCAGATCTGTAAGTACAAGATACAATATCATAAatctcttgaattttttaaacatgttttcAATCCAAGAACGTTATCAGATATGCCTTGATCAACGACCACAAGACAGGAAGCGATGAGTCGAGATAGAAAGAAGCTTTTCCttaattaaatgtaattaaGTGTAACAATGTTTTAACAAAATTCCTAACACTATCGAACGACaaggtttaaattttaaatgccACAAAGTAAAAGACAATATACATAATCGCACGAAGATCGTGACATACGAATAATAAGAAGAAAGTTCCACGATCTTCTGCTGTCAAAAACAACCTAGCTTTCATTCGATATTTCCCGGAGAAATCATAATTTGAACGGTAACGAGATGTTCGCTGGAATCGTGGCGTTCATGAAAGCAATTGCGTTAACGGCGTATCGATAAGAACGATAAGCGAGTGATAAGGGACAGGGAACAAGGAAGTCGTGACGCTGCATGCAAGCGATCAGGGGTTCGAAAGGGTGTGACAATTGCGTTCAAAACTGGCGCCAAAAGGCAAGAATACATAACGATGAGTAGCGCTTAACAGCGGGTGCACACGATGCCAGGACAGATGCAAAATCACGAAGACGCGTCGTGGAACAGGAGTGAAGCCGTAGAAGCGACGATTCGCTTGACAACTATGTTTTTGATTGTTTATCTTTCGGCCTGTCAGCCAGTCGATACGCGGTCGGAAGTTCTCGCCAGTAACTAGGAGAAGTGACTCGAAGACACTTACACGACCATCCCATAGGCACCCTCACCCATGTACGACAAACTTGTGTACCGGGGGCCAACCTCGAACGTTTGTCCGCGAACGACCTCGCAA contains:
- the Rl gene encoding mitogen-activated protein kinase rl, which translates into the protein MAGEGSASVNPNCEVVRGQTFEVGPRYTSLSYMGEGAYGMVVSAYDNVTKTKVAIKKISPFEHQTYSQRTLREIKILTRFKHENIIDIRDILRAPTIEQMKDVYIVQCLMETDLYKLLKTQAISNDHICYFLYQILRGLKYIHSANVLHRDLKPSNLLLNTTCDLKICDFGLARVADPEHNHAGFLTEYVATRWYRAPEIMLNSKGYTKSIDIWSVGCILAEMLSRRAIFPGKHYLDQLNHILGVLGSPSAEDLDCIVNEKARNYLQSLPYKPKIPWTTLFPNAEPRALDLLDKMLTFNPNKRIVVEDALAHPYLEQYYDPSDEPVAEEPFKFDMELDDLPKEVLKQFIFEETLLFKKNHQENAM